Genomic window (Gemmatimonadota bacterium):
TGATCGTACAGCGCCGTGAGGTCGTCGAGTGCGGCCACGAGCGTCTCGGGGACGTAGCGACCCCCGTACGGGCCGAAGCGACCCTCGACCGTGGTCTCAGGAGGAAGTGCGAGCGTCACGGACCATCTCCAGGAAGCGAATGAGCCGCTCGGCATCCTTGCGGCCCGGCGCGGATTCTACCCCGGAACTTACATCGACAGCGTCGGGGCCGACGAGCCGGATCGCCTCGGCAACGTTCTCGGGCGCCAGTCCACCTGCGAGAACAAAGCGAGCCCCCGGCGCGGCCCGTCGGGCCGCGATGGCCAGCGACATCGGCAGGGCGATTCCCTTCCCTCCCAGTCCATCGGGATGACGGGGTTCCACCAATAAGGCATCGGCGGCAGCCGCTCGCTCGGCAAGGAGAGCGGCCAGCCCTGCCTCGGTCTCGACCGCTGCGACCCGCCACACCTCGAGGCCCGTGGCCCGGAATCGTGCCGCAACAGCCGGGTCAGAGGCGCCGTGCAGCTGGACACCGGCCAGTCCGGCCTCGGCGACAATATCGAGGATCGCCTCGAATTCCCGGTCGGCAAAGACACCGAGCACCGGAACAGCACCAGCCGCGGCGACAATTTCACGCGCCTGCGAGGCAGTTACCT
Coding sequences:
- a CDS encoding phosphoribosylanthranilate isomerase; amino-acid sequence: MVVDAKICGLTRPADAELAARQGAWRLGVIFAGGPREVTASQAREIVAAAGAVPVLGVFADREFEAILDIVAEAGLAGVQLHGASDPAVAARFRATGLEVWRVAAVETEAGLAALLAERAAAADALLVEPRHPDGLGGKGIALPMSLAIAARRAAPGARFVLAGGLAPENVAEAIRLVGPDAVDVSSGVESAPGRKDAERLIRFLEMVRDARTSS